In Deltaproteobacteria bacterium, the DNA window GCATTCATTTGTTAAATGGATTAGTCTTGATATTTCCCTTCTTAGAGAAGGTGATCGACTTAATTAGAAAGAGCGAGGGGAGGGGAGATGCGGCTAAGCGGTTAGAGAAGGCTTTTAAGTTATCTGAAGAACAAGCTCTTTTTATAGTTGACCTTAGGCTTTACCAATTATCAAAAACTTCCATCGATGAGGTGGAAGGTGAGCTTGAGCACAAGACTTCAAGGGTGAACGAGATCAATGCTTTGTTGTCTAGCGAGAAGGCATTGAAGCGGCTAATTGCCGACGAGTTAGAGCGCATTTCGGCGCAATTTGGTGACAAGAGAAGGTCTAAGGTATTAAATGAGTTTGCGGAACTGGAGTACGTAAAAGAAGCGTATGTTCAGCATGAAGACGTGAAGGTAATAGTATCTAAGGACGGTTGGATAAAGCGCATTAAGAGTGCAAATGATCCGTCTTCCACAAGAGTGCGGCAGGGCGATAGCGTATTGTATGCCCTAGATGCTTCAACTAGAGACTCGCTTGCGATTTTTTCGACAATGGGGAACGCGTTTGTCTCCAGGGTCTCAGATATAACTGCGACGTCCGGCTTTGGCGAGCCTGTCCAAAAACTCTTTAAGTTTCAAGATGGAGAGCAAATTGCTGCATGTGTGATCGTCGAGAGGGATGAGAGTGGCGAAGTCAAGATGGGCGAACAGGAAATGCTGATATATTCCAAACACGGCCTGGGTTTTCGTTTCCATAAGAATGTGTTGTCGGATACAAAAAAAATAGGAAAGCGCCTCATGAAGTTGGGAGCTGGCGATGTAATAGGCGGAGTTTTGGCGTTAAACAAAGAGATGCTCTTACTAGTAAGCGAACAGGGATACGGCCTTTGTATATTGAGGAGCGAGCTTCCATTGCTTGGCGGAGCGGCCAAAGGCGTTATCTTGCAGCGGCTGCCCAAAGGAGATGCTTTGGTCATAGCTGCATGTGTCGCTAAACATGATGGGGTAACGATTTTAACAGTAGAAGGTGCAAAGCGAAAGGTTGATGTTAGCGCACTTGGCCTCGGCAAGCGCGCCAGTCGTGGCCTCAAGGTGGCTAAGAAGAGCATTCGCGTTGTAGGCTTGGCGTAGTGTGATGTTGTAAAAGAGCAAGAATATTGTGGGGAACTAGTTAATGGCGCAGGGAAGATACGAAGCAGCAGACATAGAGGTTTTGGAAGGCTTAGAACCGGTGCGAAAGCGGCCCGGGATGTTTATTGCTGGCACTGACACTCCTGCGGGGCTTCATCAACTCGTATCTGAGATACTAGATAATAGCGTGGACGAGGCCATGAATGGATATGCCACGCGGATAGAGGTTTGTTTGCATGCGGACGGAAGTAGCGTGACGATATCGGACAATGGTCGCGGAATTCCGGTTGAAAAACATCCCAAGTTCAATAGACCAACTCTGGAGTTAATTCTCACAACGCTTCATGCCGGCGGAAAATTTAGCGACAAGAACTATGCAACTGCAGGTGGCCTGCACGGCGTGGGAACATCTGTCGTAAACGCCTTAAGTGAGGAACTGATAGCGACGGTTAGGCGAGGTGGCAAGGAATATGCGCAGCGGTTTGCTAGGGGTATCCCACAGGGAGCGATTAAGGTTACTAAGCGAGATGTAAATACCACTGGCACGGAGATGTTTTTTAGGCCAGATTCGCAGATTTTTTCCTCAACGCAATTTTCGCCGAGCGTAGTTCGATCTCTAGTGCAGACCAAGGCTTACTTAAATCCCGGGCTTAAGCTTTTGTTTGTAGATGAGGCGAGGCAGAGTCGAGAAGAATTTGAGTACGACAATGGGCTTAGCTCATATTTAAAGGAATTATTGGAGGCAAGGAGTTTAGAGCCTGTGGGTGGGGAGGCTTTCCACATTGAGAGTATAAATGGCACTCATGTGTCAATTGCTTTAGCATGGACGGAGTCGAATAAGGAGGAGTTTTGGTCGTATGTAAATGGCATACATACTACGGAGGGCGGCTCGCATGAGATAGGTGCGCGGAACGGCATTCTAAAGGCTGTGCGCAATTATATAAATGTCCATGACTTGCAGCCAAAGGGTGTAAAAATAATTTCGGAGGATATTCGCGAGGGCATTTTATGTTTGGTGTCCGTTAAGCTTCCG includes these proteins:
- a CDS encoding type IIA DNA topoisomerase subunit B; the protein is MAQGRYEAADIEVLEGLEPVRKRPGMFIAGTDTPAGLHQLVSEILDNSVDEAMNGYATRIEVCLHADGSSVTISDNGRGIPVEKHPKFNRPTLELILTTLHAGGKFSDKNYATAGGLHGVGTSVVNALSEELIATVRRGGKEYAQRFARGIPQGAIKVTKRDVNTTGTEMFFRPDSQIFSSTQFSPSVVRSLVQTKAYLNPGLKLLFVDEARQSREEFEYDNGLSSYLKELLEARSLEPVGGEAFHIESINGTHVSIALAWTESNKEEFWSYVNGIHTTEGGSHEIGARNGILKAVRNYINVHDLQPKGVKIISEDIREGILCLVSVKLPSSDFSPQFQGQTKSKLNNPEVTPIVESAVRSLERLLNEKQTVAQAVANRVILAARARVASRAAQQSVTRKIGVSHRLNLPGKLADCSGTRQDQTELFIVEGDSAGGSAKQARDRHFQAVLPLRGKVLNTIAASGKNILENKELSNIISALGSGIRDKFSKAKLRYGKVIILTDADADGMHISTLLLAFFFSYFRPLIECGALYLGRPPLYGIFPDKNSTQKTGKASGGKKKRGGLENAYWAYSDDELEQVIRQHKLSSPKIVRYKGLGEMNPETLWETTLDPATRTLLRVTTADEAKTWDALNVLMGNDSSGRYELIQTYAAQLEPIV